The nucleotide sequence GCTTCAGCCAATTTGAAAGGGCTTCGCGTTCCCCCGAGTCGGAGTTTCTGATTCGCTTACGCCATTGATTCGGCCCGAGGAGGCGAGGATGGCGCAGGACGAGACCGGCGAGAAGAAATATGTCGTGCGGCTGAGCGGCGAGGAGCGCGCGCAGCTCGAAAGCATGTTGAGCAAGGACAAGCACTCGGCCAAGACTTTGGTGAAGGCTTGGATCCTGCGGAAGGCGGACGTGTCCGAGGCCGGCGAAGGGATGAGCGACGGCGAGATCATCGAGCAGCTGGAGGCGAGCGTGTCGATGGTCTACCGTGTGCGCAAGCAGCTGGTGGAGGAAGGCTTCGATGCGGTCTTGACGCGCAAGCAGCGCTCGCGCCCCGCCGTGCCGCGCATATTCGACGGCGAGAAGGAAGCCAAGCTGATCGCGCTGTCATGCTCGGCGCCGCCGGAAGGCTATGCGCGCTGGTCATTGCGGCTGCTGGAACGAAAAGTGGTCGAGCTCGCCATCGTCGATGCGGCGAGCGACAGCACGATCGGTCGTGTTTTAAAAAACATCTTGCAGCCCCATCGCAAGGAGCAATGGGTCATTCCTCCGCATGCGGACGCGGCCTTCGTCGCCGCTATGGAGGACGTGCTCGAAGTCTATCGGCGTCCGCATGATCCATTGCTGCCCGTGGTCTGTCTCGATGAGGCGACCAAGCAGCTGATGAAGGAGACGCGGCCGCCCATGTCGATGCAGCCCGGGCAGCCGCAGCGCGTCGACTGTGAATATGAACGCAACGGAACCGCCAGCATCTTCATGATTTTCGCGCCGCTCGAAGGAAAGCGCGAAGCGATCGTGACCGAGCGCCACACGGCGATCGATTATGCGCATGCGCTCGAGCATGTCGCCGACGTGATGTTTCCGCAGGCGACGAAGATCGTGCTGGTGCAGGACAATCTGAACACGCACAAATCCGCCTCGCTCTATCAGGCTTTCGCGCCCGAGAAGGCCCGACGGCTGACCGAGCGTTTCGAGTGGCATCACACGCCCAAGCACGGAAGCTGGCTCGACATGGCCGAGAGCGAGCTCAGCGTTCTGTCCTCGCAATGTCTCGCGCGCCGCATCCGCGACATCGAGAGCCTGCGCGCCGAAGTCGCCGCCTGGGTCGCCGACCGCAACACGCATCAGGCGAAGGCGGACTGGCAGTTCACCACCGCCGACGCCCGTATCAAGCTCAAAAGCCTCTACGGTCTTCCCCGTTCAAAACGGCTGAATCACGCCACTAGCTAGATCGTCGTCGGCAAGGTCGTGTTGCGGCTGGCGCAGGACACCGTCGATGTCTGCCGCCCTACAGCCCCGATCTCAATTCGGTCGAAAAAGCCTACTCAAAGCTGAAAGCCTATCTACGCAAGATCGCCCAGCGAACCGTGTCCGGCCTGATGCGCGCCCTCGAAACATGCGACGCACATCTTCCTCCGCGAGGCATGAACTATTTCAAGGCCTGCGAGTATGATACAGATTGATCCGAAGCTGCTCTGGACCACGGTCCGTTTCACGCGGAGAAGGAGACTTGTCTGATGCAAAGTAATAACAAATATTCCGCAGGCGAGGAAAAAAACATCGCGTCCATGTTTGCTGGTATTACCGCTGTGATCTCAGAACTTTGTGAATTGCTTATCGAAAAGAAGGCTATTGACCGGAATGAATTAAAGCATCGGCTCTACCGACTGCATGAAAAGGCCGTGAGCCATGGCGGTGCTCCAGCGGCGGCGGCAGTATCCCATCTGATTCACATCCTGGAAGCGGCGGATACTGAAGGTAAGACTGAGCAGCCGAAATGATCCTCATGCCCTTGATCGAAACCTCTTTGGTCACAGGGGTATTCTGCGGCGTCAATTCGTACCCAGCTTCTGATGACGCCTAACCCGTCTTATTCAGGGCGCTTTGGAAGGTTGACGAGCGTAGCATAGCTCACTGAAACGGCGTAGGATTTGGTTGCTGACACCACCCCTTTCCCGCTGCACTTGCGACGCCCGCCATGACAGACGATACGTTTCCTGCCTTCTCCTTTCCAGCCGTCCGGGGCAAGAAAGTCACAGCCGCTTTCGATGGCGGCCGCATCTCCTCGGACGGCGGCGTCATGCTGCTCGCCATGGCGGAGCGCCGGCTCGGCGTCGCCGAGCGGCTGGCGCGCTGCTTTCCCGATCGCCGCGATCCCGCGCGAATCACCCTGCAACTGGTCCTTTCAGATCATATGCATGAGCTCGATCCCTGAGAGTGTCGCAGCAGCGGATCGAAATGATTTGAAACCCAACATCGGCCGCGTCACCTGCTTCACAGCTCAATGGCCCTGTTCGACGATATTATTGAGATATTTGATGCGGCGGATTTCGATGGGCTTTGTCTTGGTCGACGGTGTTTTGCCGCGCCTAAGAGCGGTGTCCGGATCGTTCGACACCACACAACTTCGGCACGTCGCCGAGCAGATCGCCGCCGGAAACGTCGGTGCTTTCGATCAAGCCGCTCCGGGAGTGTCGAAGGTGCTCGGTCCTGCCGCACTGGCCGGCGGCTTCGGTGAGGTGATGCTCTACTGCGCCATTGGTGTCTGGGTGCTCGCCGCACGCAGCTTCTTCACCTTCGGGAGGAGGAAAGATGTCGATGGCGCGTCATGAGGTTGGAGCCAGGCGGTCGGTCCGTCCGAGTGTCTTGCGCTATGCCGAGGTCGGCGCGTTCGAGCGACGTACCACCTCGACGAACAGGTTTCCGGCCCGGGAGAGCTATCGCACTGGCGAAGCGACGAGTCCGAACTCGCGATGCAGCGGCGAAGCGAGCTTCGAAACCCGGAAGCCGCGGTGCTGTTCCGGCAACGTGGATTCCGGCACGAGGCTGACACCGGCGCCCTCTCGAACCAAGGCAATCGCGCTCGACCAGTCGCGCACCTCGATCTCAACGTTCTGGAGCGTCAATCCAGCCGCTTCGGCAAGCGAGCGGGCGTTCGTATGGCACCCGCCGGTGGCGAGAACGAAGGGCGCTGCCGCCAGTTCGGCCAATGAGACCGAATTACGCCGTGACAGGGGATGCGCCGCCGGGAGGATGGGAACCCAGGCATCCCGTCCGAGTGGAACGGCATTTCTGGCAGGAGACGGGTTGAGAACGACGCCGAGGTCGATCGATCCCGCCGCGAGCCAAGCCTCCACTTCCATGTCGTCGGTTTCGAGCGGCACGAGATCGATGCCCGGATGGAGCGTGCGAAAACGCCGAAGCAAGGGCGGAAGGACCGTGACGAAGACGCTCGGGAAACCCGCCAGACGGATGGCCCCGGTCTCCTCACCGATCAGCGCCATTGCCTCCCTTTCGATCGCCTCCAGATGCGAAAGGGCTGTTCGCGCATGGTCGAGCGCGCGCTCTCCGAAGGCGGTCAATTCGACACCCCGTGGCTGGCGGATCAGCAGTTTCACTCCCAGGCTCTCTTCGAGCGCGGCCAGGGCTTGGCTCATCCCCGATTGGGTGACGCCCAGCTTGTCCGCGGCTGCGGTGAAGCTGCCGGCTTCGGCGACGGCGATCAGGCTCTGGAGCTGGGTCAGGTTCATAGTAGCCAAGATTATACCAGAAATATGTTCGAGTAATTTTTATTATGTCGTGGAGCCTGTCAGTGTTGGTGGCTATCTTCCCCCTCAGCGAGGCCCCAACGATGAAGCTCTATTTCGCGCCCGACACCTGTTCGCTCTCGCCGCACATCGTGCTTCAGGAGCTCGGACTGC is from Methylosinus trichosporium OB3b and encodes:
- a CDS encoding LysR family transcriptional regulator; translation: MNLTQLQSLIAVAEAGSFTAAADKLGVTQSGMSQALAALEESLGVKLLIRQPRGVELTAFGERALDHARTALSHLEAIEREAMALIGEETGAIRLAGFPSVFVTVLPPLLRRFRTLHPGIDLVPLETDDMEVEAWLAAGSIDLGVVLNPSPARNAVPLGRDAWVPILPAAHPLSRRNSVSLAELAAAPFVLATGGCHTNARSLAEAAGLTLQNVEIEVRDWSSAIALVREGAGVSLVPESTLPEQHRGFRVSKLASPLHREFGLVASPVR
- a CDS encoding IS630 family transposase → MAQDETGEKKYVVRLSGEERAQLESMLSKDKHSAKTLVKAWILRKADVSEAGEGMSDGEIIEQLEASVSMVYRVRKQLVEEGFDAVLTRKQRSRPAVPRIFDGEKEAKLIALSCSAPPEGYARWSLRLLERKVVELAIVDAASDSTIGRVLKNILQPHRKEQWVIPPHADAAFVAAMEDVLEVYRRPHDPLLPVVCLDEATKQLMKETRPPMSMQPGQPQRVDCEYERNGTASIFMIFAPLEGKREAIVTERHTAIDYAHALEHVADVMFPQATKIVLVQDNLNTHKSASLYQAFAPEKARRLTERFEWHHTPKHGSWLDMAESELSVLSSQCLARRIRDIESLRAEVAAWVADRNTHQAKADWQFTTADARIKLKSLYGLPRSKRLNHATS